One part of the Streptomyces sp. AM 2-1-1 genome encodes these proteins:
- the ligA gene encoding NAD-dependent DNA ligase LigA, with amino-acid sequence MVVMTNSAPGLADATAYAAAVEEATRAAAAYYASGDSALDDDAYDRLTRAIAAYEAEHPRDVLAGSPSGKVAGGAAVGDVPHTVPMLSLDNVFSDEQFAGWTASLERRLGRPVGAWSVEPKLDGLAVAARYRAGRLEQLVTRGDGTAGEDVSHAIGTVLGLPEQLSEPVTLEMRGEILMTAEQFEQANTVRTAHGASPFVNPRNGAAGTLRAKDRPYRVEMTFFAYGALPLPDSGEVAERLAELPHSEVLVYAAGLGVHTAADTAVAPRTAGTVEEVLARVAEIAALRATLPFGIDGIVVKADLAADQREAGNGTRAPRWAIAYKLPAVEKITRLLAVEWNVGRTGIIAPRAVLEPVEIDGSTVGFATLHNPADITRRDLRLGDMVMVHKAGDIIPRVEAPAVHLRTGEERPIEFPALCPQCGSAIDTGEQRWRCVRGRDCRLVASLSYAAGRDQLDIEGLGATRVVQLVEAGLVADLADLFTLEREQLLTLERMGETSTDNLLAAIDTARSRPLSRVFCALGVRGTGRSMSRRMARYFATMDRIVAADAETLQRVDGIGPEKASAVVAELTELAPLIGRLVKAGVNMSEPGATAPPEPGTEEPAAGTGDGSAADSGDGAPPLPLAGMTVVVTGAMTGALEKLSRNQMNELVERAGGKSSSSVSGRTSLLVAGEKAGSKRTKAEGLGVRIASPEEFAVLIADHLEA; translated from the coding sequence ATGGTGGTCATGACGAACTCAGCCCCCGGGCTCGCCGACGCCACCGCCTACGCCGCCGCCGTCGAGGAGGCCACCCGCGCCGCCGCCGCGTACTACGCCTCCGGTGACAGCGCCCTCGACGACGACGCGTACGACCGGCTGACGCGCGCCATCGCCGCGTACGAAGCGGAGCACCCGCGGGACGTGCTCGCGGGGTCGCCCAGCGGGAAGGTGGCGGGTGGCGCGGCGGTCGGCGACGTCCCGCACACCGTCCCGATGCTCTCCCTGGACAACGTCTTCTCCGACGAGCAGTTCGCCGGCTGGACCGCCTCACTCGAGCGCCGCCTCGGCAGACCGGTCGGGGCGTGGAGCGTCGAGCCCAAGCTCGACGGCCTCGCCGTCGCCGCGAGGTACCGGGCGGGCCGGCTGGAACAGCTCGTCACCCGGGGCGACGGCACCGCGGGCGAGGACGTCTCGCACGCCATCGGGACCGTCCTCGGCCTGCCCGAGCAGCTCTCCGAACCGGTCACCCTCGAGATGCGCGGCGAGATACTCATGACCGCCGAGCAGTTCGAGCAGGCCAACACGGTCCGCACGGCCCACGGTGCGTCCCCCTTCGTCAATCCGCGCAACGGAGCCGCCGGCACCCTGCGGGCCAAGGACCGGCCCTACCGCGTCGAGATGACCTTCTTCGCGTACGGCGCACTGCCCCTGCCGGACTCGGGCGAGGTGGCCGAGCGACTGGCGGAGCTGCCGCACAGCGAGGTGCTGGTGTACGCGGCCGGCCTCGGCGTGCACACGGCGGCGGACACCGCCGTCGCCCCGCGCACCGCCGGGACGGTGGAGGAGGTGCTGGCCCGGGTCGCGGAGATCGCCGCGCTCCGGGCCACGCTGCCCTTCGGCATCGACGGCATCGTCGTCAAGGCGGACCTCGCCGCCGACCAGCGCGAGGCGGGCAACGGCACCCGCGCACCGCGCTGGGCCATCGCGTACAAGCTCCCCGCCGTGGAGAAGATCACCCGGCTGCTGGCCGTCGAGTGGAACGTCGGCCGCACCGGCATCATCGCTCCCCGGGCCGTGCTGGAACCGGTGGAGATCGACGGTTCGACGGTCGGGTTCGCCACCCTGCACAACCCGGCCGACATCACCCGCCGCGACCTGCGCCTCGGCGACATGGTGATGGTCCACAAGGCGGGAGACATCATCCCGCGCGTGGAGGCGCCCGCCGTCCACCTGCGGACCGGCGAGGAGCGGCCCATCGAGTTCCCGGCCCTCTGCCCGCAGTGCGGCTCCGCGATCGACACCGGCGAGCAGCGCTGGCGGTGCGTCCGGGGCCGCGACTGTCGTCTGGTCGCCTCCCTCTCGTACGCCGCCGGGCGCGACCAGCTGGACATCGAGGGGCTGGGCGCCACCCGGGTCGTCCAGCTCGTCGAGGCGGGGCTCGTCGCGGACCTCGCCGACCTCTTCACCTTGGAACGCGAGCAGCTGCTCACCCTGGAGCGCATGGGGGAGACGTCCACGGACAACCTCCTCGCCGCCATCGACACGGCGCGCTCCCGCCCGCTCTCCCGGGTGTTCTGCGCGCTCGGCGTACGCGGCACCGGCCGCTCGATGTCCCGCCGTATGGCACGGTACTTCGCCACCATGGACCGGATCGTCGCCGCCGACGCCGAGACGCTCCAGCGGGTGGACGGCATCGGTCCGGAGAAGGCCTCGGCCGTCGTCGCCGAGCTGACGGAGCTGGCCCCGCTGATCGGGAGACTGGTGAAGGCGGGCGTCAACATGAGCGAGCCGGGCGCGACCGCGCCTCCCGAGCCCGGCACGGAGGAGCCCGCCGCCGGCACCGGTGACGGCTCCGCCGCCGACAGCGGCGACGGGGCCCCGCCCCTGCCGCTGGCGGGAATGACCGTCGTGGTCACCGGCGCGATGACCGGAGCACTGGAGAAGTTGTCCCGCAACCAGATGAACGAGCTCGTCGAACGTGCGGGCGGGAAGTCCTCGTCCAGCGTCTCGGGACGCACCAGCCTCCTGGTCGCGGGGGAGAAGGCGGGCTCGAAACGGACCAAGGCGGAGGGTCTGGGCGTACGGATCGCCTCACCGGAGGAGTTCGCCGTCCTGATCGCGGACCACCTGGAGGCGTGA
- a CDS encoding LacI family DNA-binding transcriptional regulator, producing the protein MTADVSPPVRPATLEDVAAVAGVSRATVSRVINGATTVDPVLRRVVEEAVAATGYVPNRAARSLVTRRTDSIALVVSERERRTVDEPFVGRMFSDPHFGRVVTGLLDVLRPAGIQMVLMLADDAVSRGQLLSYLRQGHVDGVVLISSHADDPLPGLLQETRLPAVLASAPAQPTPLTHVEADQHAGAGLAADHLVALGRTRLVTVAGPQDRPAGRARLSGFLEALAAHGITDVPCAEGDFTQAGGASAMKRLLGDQPDLDGVFVASDLMALGALPVLLRAGLDVPSDVAVVGFDDSSAALACDPPLTTVRQPVEEMAAEMARLLLRQIRTSGAPAPSVVFPPALVGRESA; encoded by the coding sequence ATGACTGCCGATGTGTCACCGCCCGTACGTCCCGCGACCCTGGAGGACGTTGCCGCGGTGGCCGGAGTCTCCCGGGCCACCGTCTCCCGGGTGATCAACGGTGCGACCACGGTCGACCCGGTGCTGCGCCGGGTCGTGGAGGAGGCGGTCGCCGCCACGGGGTACGTACCCAACCGCGCGGCGCGTTCGCTGGTGACCCGGCGCACCGATTCGATCGCGCTGGTGGTCTCCGAGCGCGAGCGCCGCACGGTGGACGAGCCCTTCGTGGGGCGGATGTTCTCCGACCCGCACTTCGGACGGGTCGTCACCGGTCTGCTGGACGTGCTGCGCCCGGCCGGTATCCAGATGGTGCTGATGCTGGCGGACGACGCGGTCTCCCGGGGGCAGTTGCTGTCGTACCTGCGGCAGGGGCACGTCGACGGCGTGGTGCTGATCTCCTCGCACGCCGACGACCCGCTGCCCGGACTGCTCCAGGAGACCCGGCTGCCCGCCGTGCTCGCGAGCGCACCGGCGCAGCCCACCCCGCTCACGCACGTGGAGGCCGATCAGCACGCGGGTGCGGGGCTGGCCGCGGACCATCTGGTCGCCCTCGGGCGCACGCGGCTGGTGACGGTGGCCGGTCCGCAGGACAGGCCGGCCGGCCGGGCCCGGCTGAGCGGCTTCCTGGAGGCGCTGGCGGCGCACGGGATCACCGACGTGCCGTGCGCGGAGGGCGACTTCACGCAGGCGGGCGGGGCCTCGGCGATGAAGCGGCTGCTGGGTGACCAGCCGGACCTGGACGGGGTGTTCGTCGCGTCGGACCTGATGGCGCTGGGCGCGCTGCCGGTTCTGCTGCGGGCCGGCCTCGACGTGCCGTCGGACGTCGCGGTGGTGGGGTTCGACGACTCCAGCGCGGCGCTGGCCTGCGATCCTCCGCTGACGACGGTGCGCCAGCCGGTGGAGGAGATGGCGGCCGAGATGGCCAGGCTGCTGCTGCGGCAGATACGCACCTCCGGGGCGCCCGCGCCGTCCGTCGTGTTCCCGCCGGCGCTGGTGGGCCGCGAGTCCGCCTGA
- a CDS encoding phage holin family protein, which translates to MGAGRWHKAGGALLRVAAVWAVSTLTMLALAGILPDFQLQSDDGDTVTKTAFTAAWGAGAFGLLSALVWPVLVRALLVVPALVLGALVFFLNGSLLIVALRLIPDGRGTADPETAVAVAAVMSAVASATSTALAVRDDDAYRRRLSRLADRRRKRGPGFAADGPDGPPGTVFLQLDGVGHDVLTKAAAQGLMPTVAGWLADPGGHRLTPWRTDWSSQTGASQLALLHGSNHDVPAFRWYEKETGTVMVSSRPASALELQRRAVARTQDGGLLTLDGASRGNLFSGGAEQLALVLSMTGRRGKGRRSRSGYFAYFSDPANAVRTALSFVAEVGREIGQSTRSRLRKETPRIKRGGLYPFIRAFATVVERDVVVAAVIGDIFAGRTAVYADLVAYDEVAHHSGPYSRDADRVLARLDRSLALIVKITEHAPRPYRIVLLSDHGQSVGETFAGRYGLTLKDLVRAGCGLPVPRRAQRTRSASEARDALRIALHRPLQEKEAEPAALAASDPVVLASGNLGLVSFPGIEGRASREEVDRRHPALLSTLANHPGIGFLLVRSEEHGSVVLGAGGAEVPVAELRDDEGPLAGFGPGAADAVRRTDTFPHVADLMVNSMYDPATGEVHAFEEQIGSHGGLGGPQSRPFLLWPRGMTDPLDALAAEAAGPGAAEPGAARAPVVGPRAEVSLGEAPRPLVPHAVPVGAEAVHRVLRRWLREPAGPQVPLLTEGMGGLPYADRPLPGARSGAGRPVADAALPEPGTEAARAPRD; encoded by the coding sequence GTGGGAGCCGGGCGATGGCACAAGGCGGGCGGCGCCCTGCTGCGGGTGGCGGCCGTGTGGGCGGTGTCCACCCTGACGATGCTCGCCCTCGCCGGGATCCTCCCCGACTTCCAGCTCCAGTCCGACGACGGTGACACCGTCACCAAGACCGCCTTCACCGCGGCCTGGGGAGCCGGCGCCTTCGGACTGCTCTCCGCCCTCGTCTGGCCCGTCCTGGTCCGTGCGCTGCTGGTGGTCCCGGCGCTGGTGCTCGGCGCCCTGGTCTTCTTCCTCAACGGCTCCCTCCTGATCGTCGCCCTGCGGCTGATCCCGGACGGGCGGGGCACCGCCGACCCGGAGACCGCCGTGGCCGTCGCGGCGGTGATGTCCGCGGTGGCCTCGGCGACCTCCACCGCCCTCGCCGTCCGGGACGACGACGCCTACCGGCGCCGGCTCTCCCGTCTCGCCGACCGGCGGCGCAAGCGCGGCCCCGGCTTCGCTGCGGACGGCCCGGACGGACCGCCCGGCACGGTCTTCCTCCAGCTCGACGGGGTGGGCCACGACGTGCTGACCAAGGCCGCCGCCCAGGGACTGATGCCCACCGTGGCCGGCTGGCTCGCCGACCCCGGCGGCCACCGGCTCACCCCGTGGCGCACCGACTGGTCCAGCCAGACCGGCGCCAGTCAGCTCGCCCTGCTGCACGGCTCCAACCACGACGTGCCCGCGTTCCGGTGGTACGAGAAGGAGACCGGCACCGTGATGGTCTCCAGCCGCCCCGCCAGCGCCCTCGAACTCCAGCGGCGCGCGGTCGCCCGCACCCAGGACGGCGGGCTGCTCACCCTCGACGGTGCCAGCCGGGGCAACCTCTTCAGCGGGGGAGCCGAGCAGCTCGCGCTCGTCCTCTCCATGACCGGACGCCGGGGCAAGGGCCGCAGGTCGCGCTCGGGGTACTTCGCGTACTTCTCCGACCCGGCCAACGCCGTCCGCACCGCGCTCTCCTTCGTCGCCGAGGTCGGCCGCGAGATCGGCCAGTCCACCCGGTCGAGGCTGCGCAAGGAGACTCCGCGGATCAAGCGCGGCGGCCTCTACCCCTTCATCCGGGCCTTCGCGACCGTCGTCGAGCGCGACGTCGTGGTCGCCGCCGTCATCGGCGACATCTTCGCCGGGCGCACCGCCGTCTACGCCGACCTCGTCGCCTACGACGAGGTGGCCCACCACTCGGGGCCGTACAGCCGCGACGCCGACCGGGTCCTCGCCCGGCTCGACCGCTCCCTCGCCCTCATCGTCAAGATCACCGAGCACGCCCCGCGCCCGTACCGGATCGTGCTCCTCTCCGACCACGGCCAGAGCGTCGGCGAGACCTTCGCCGGACGGTACGGGCTGACCCTGAAGGACCTGGTGCGGGCCGGCTGCGGCCTCCCGGTGCCCCGGCGCGCCCAGCGCACCCGCAGCGCGTCCGAGGCGCGCGACGCGCTGCGCATCGCGCTCCACCGGCCCCTGCAGGAGAAGGAGGCGGAACCCGCCGCCCTGGCCGCCTCCGATCCCGTCGTCCTGGCCTCCGGCAACCTCGGCCTGGTCTCCTTCCCCGGCATCGAGGGACGCGCTTCCCGGGAGGAAGTGGACCGCCGCCACCCCGCCCTGCTCAGCACCCTGGCGAACCACCCGGGGATCGGTTTCCTGCTGGTCCGCAGCGAGGAGCACGGCTCGGTCGTGCTCGGAGCCGGCGGGGCCGAAGTACCGGTGGCCGAGCTGCGGGACGACGAGGGACCGCTGGCCGGCTTCGGCCCCGGCGCGGCGGACGCCGTACGGCGCACCGACACCTTCCCGCACGTCGCCGACCTCATGGTCAACTCGATGTACGACCCCGCGACGGGGGAGGTGCACGCCTTCGAGGAGCAGATCGGTTCGCACGGCGGACTCGGCGGCCCGCAGTCCCGGCCGTTCCTGCTGTGGCCGCGCGGGATGACCGACCCGCTCGACGCGCTCGCCGCCGAGGCGGCGGGACCGGGGGCCGCTGAGCCCGGGGCCGCGCGGGCCCCGGTGGTGGGGCCCCGGGCGGAAGTCTCCCTGGGGGAAGCCCCCCGGCCCCTCGTACCGCACGCCGTTCCGGTCGGCGCCGAGGCGGTCCACCGGGTGCTCAGGCGCTGGCTGCGGGAGCCGGCGGGACCGCAGGTGCCGCTGCTGACCGAAGGCATGGGGGGCTTGCCGTACGCGGACCGGCCGCTCCCCGGCGCCCGGAGCGGGGCGGGCCGGCCGGTGGCGGACGCGGCGCTGCCGGAGCCCGGCACGGAAGCGGCCCGCGCCCCGCGCGACTGA
- a CDS encoding MBL fold metallo-hydrolase: MEVTWWGHATCTIEDSGVRVLTDPLFVQRFAHLRRRGGAVPPPSAALADVVVVSHLHSDHLHLPSLARVPAGTRLIVPRGAVRAVAGLRAVRRRRDLRVTEVAPGDTVRIGGVTVRAVPAEHDGRRLPVGPHRVPALGYVVEGQARTYFAGDTGLFEEMAKEVGPVDVALLPVGGWGPGLGPGHLNAARAAEALTRLSPRSAVPVHYGTYWPIGMGGVRPSEFHSPGAEFVREAALLAPGVAVHLPAHGERVRPEVHR; encoded by the coding sequence GTGGAGGTCACCTGGTGGGGGCATGCCACCTGCACGATCGAGGACTCCGGCGTACGGGTCCTGACCGACCCGCTCTTCGTCCAGCGGTTCGCGCATCTGCGCCGTCGGGGGGGAGCGGTGCCGCCGCCGTCGGCCGCGCTCGCCGACGTGGTCGTCGTCTCCCACCTCCACAGCGACCACCTGCACCTGCCGTCGCTGGCCCGGGTCCCCGCCGGCACCCGGCTGATCGTGCCGCGGGGGGCGGTCCGCGCGGTGGCCGGTCTGCGGGCGGTGCGGCGCAGGCGCGACCTGCGGGTCACCGAGGTGGCGCCCGGCGACACGGTCCGGATCGGCGGGGTGACCGTGCGCGCGGTGCCGGCCGAGCACGACGGCCGGCGGCTCCCGGTCGGCCCGCACCGGGTTCCGGCGCTCGGTTACGTCGTGGAGGGCCAGGCGCGTACGTACTTCGCCGGGGACACCGGGCTGTTCGAGGAGATGGCGAAGGAAGTGGGTCCGGTCGACGTCGCGCTGCTGCCGGTGGGGGGCTGGGGGCCCGGTCTGGGTCCCGGCCATCTCAACGCGGCCCGCGCTGCCGAGGCCCTGACCCGGCTCTCCCCCCGCTCGGCGGTACCGGTGCACTACGGCACGTACTGGCCGATCGGGATGGGCGGAGTCCGCCCGAGCGAGTTCCACTCGCCGGGTGCCGAGTTCGTGCGGGAGGCCGCGCTGCTGGCCCCCGGGGTGGCGGTCCACCTGCCCGCGCACGGCGAGCGCGTACGGCCGGAGGTCCACCGGTGA
- a CDS encoding VTT domain-containing protein → MITEVLGQLPAQGARQAVGYPTLFALVALGSLVPVVPTGALVSSAGVVAFHQASPFSLLYVFLTAAGAAFLGDVCLYWLGERGVRSDHGSKWLKVITDRAAPERLAQAQRKLDEHGVMVLVLSRLVPAGRIPVMLACLLGEMPLHRFARGDVPACLAWAATYQLIGILGGSLFPEPWQGVVAAVALTLLISGVPAGWRGLRARFAH, encoded by the coding sequence GTGATCACCGAGGTGCTGGGTCAGTTGCCTGCCCAGGGGGCACGGCAGGCGGTCGGCTATCCGACGCTCTTCGCCCTGGTGGCGCTGGGCTCCCTGGTGCCGGTGGTGCCCACCGGGGCGCTGGTCAGTTCGGCGGGGGTGGTGGCGTTCCACCAGGCCTCGCCCTTCTCCCTGCTGTACGTGTTCCTGACCGCCGCCGGCGCGGCGTTCCTCGGTGACGTCTGCCTGTACTGGCTCGGCGAGCGCGGAGTCCGGTCGGATCACGGGTCGAAGTGGTTGAAGGTCATCACCGACCGGGCCGCCCCCGAACGGCTGGCCCAGGCACAGCGGAAGCTGGACGAGCACGGGGTGATGGTGCTGGTGCTGTCGCGGCTGGTCCCGGCCGGGCGGATACCGGTGATGCTGGCGTGCCTGCTCGGCGAGATGCCGTTGCACCGGTTCGCCCGCGGGGACGTTCCGGCGTGTCTGGCCTGGGCCGCCACCTATCAGCTGATCGGCATTCTGGGCGGCTCGCTCTTCCCGGAGCCGTGGCAGGGGGTGGTGGCCGCGGTGGCGCTGACGCTGCTGATCAGCGGGGTACCCGCCGGGTGGCGCGGCCTGCGCGCACGGTTCGCGCACTGA
- a CDS encoding NAD(P)-binding domain-containing protein gives MTNGVLVLDAAQTRAGLDPDRLAEALTRALVAVADGTVSAPPRIAAEAPAGLLGVMPAHVPGVGLAAKLVSVFADPAVPGRSSHRGVVALFDETDGRPLAVMDAESITAVRTAATATLALRTLAGPQVRRIAVLGTGVQAGAQLDLLARYFPDTPVVVGGRDPERARSLAARHPRSTAGTVEDAVRGSGAVLCCTGAREPVLRRSWLAEGAHVGSVGGSRGPELDARTVDEGALFVEWTGAVTAPPPAGAHELQGLTAGRAVLLGEVLSGRHPGRRGDGELTVFKSTGHAALDVAAAAVAYAGALEDGRGTSLAF, from the coding sequence ATGACGAACGGCGTGCTCGTCCTGGACGCGGCCCAGACCCGCGCCGGGCTCGACCCGGACCGGCTGGCCGAAGCGCTCACCCGGGCCCTCGTCGCGGTCGCCGACGGGACGGTGTCCGCACCGCCCAGGATCGCCGCCGAAGCGCCGGCGGGGCTCCTCGGCGTGATGCCCGCCCACGTCCCCGGCGTCGGCCTCGCCGCCAAACTGGTCTCGGTCTTCGCCGACCCCGCAGTCCCGGGCCGCAGCTCCCACCGGGGCGTGGTGGCGCTCTTCGACGAGACGGACGGACGGCCGCTGGCGGTGATGGACGCCGAGAGCATCACCGCCGTCCGGACCGCCGCCACCGCCACCCTCGCCCTGCGCACCCTCGCCGGACCCCAGGTGCGCCGGATCGCCGTGCTGGGCACCGGCGTTCAGGCGGGGGCCCAACTCGACCTCCTGGCCCGGTACTTTCCCGACACCCCCGTCGTGGTCGGCGGACGCGACCCGGAGCGCGCCCGGTCGCTCGCCGCCCGGCACCCCCGGTCCACCGCAGGCACCGTCGAGGACGCCGTACGCGGCTCCGGCGCCGTGCTCTGCTGCACCGGTGCCCGCGAGCCGGTGCTGCGCCGTTCCTGGCTGGCCGAGGGCGCGCACGTCGGCTCGGTGGGCGGCTCCCGCGGACCCGAACTGGACGCGCGGACCGTCGACGAGGGGGCGCTCTTCGTCGAATGGACCGGCGCCGTCACCGCCCCGCCGCCCGCCGGCGCCCACGAACTCCAGGGCCTGACCGCCGGCCGGGCCGTCCTCCTCGGCGAGGTGCTGTCGGGACGCCACCCGGGCCGCCGCGGCGACGGAGAGCTGACCGTCTTCAAGTCGACCGGCCACGCCGCGCTGGACGTCGCCGCGGCAGCCGTCGCCTACGCCGGGGCGCTGGAGGACGGCAGGGGCACCAGCCTGGCGTTCTGA
- a CDS encoding IclR family transcriptional regulator — protein sequence MPKSSSSAVDKALDLVEAVSRSDRPLRLSELADAVGLHRPTAYRVLVDLVRRGWVLRSGDHYLPGAAALRLSRTAASHSLVTTARPVLGELAARTGMMVNLQVLEHDRSRVLDAVRPDRLEMISLLTDETLPVHRFAGPLALVAALPPEARAPYLRPAQEAGHPMAGPEGLLADLARVERTGFAVERGRNEALVASVGRAVLAGPGQPLCALTVVGPAAEFDEPSLTALCAALRDAAAAVADLLGVEDGTAPPADEPTGTPDAEGGPDEGEGP from the coding sequence ATGCCCAAGTCCTCCAGTTCGGCCGTCGACAAGGCGCTGGACCTCGTGGAAGCGGTCTCCCGGTCCGATCGCCCGCTCCGGCTGAGCGAGCTCGCCGACGCCGTCGGACTGCACCGGCCGACCGCCTACCGGGTCCTCGTCGACCTGGTCCGCCGCGGCTGGGTGCTGCGCTCCGGGGACCACTACCTGCCCGGTGCCGCCGCGCTGCGGCTTTCGCGCACCGCCGCCTCCCACTCCCTCGTGACGACGGCCCGCCCCGTCCTCGGCGAACTCGCCGCCCGTACCGGCATGATGGTCAACCTCCAGGTGCTGGAGCACGACCGCTCGCGGGTGCTCGACGCGGTCCGGCCCGACCGGCTGGAGATGATCAGCCTGCTCACCGACGAGACGCTGCCCGTGCACCGGTTCGCCGGACCGCTGGCCCTGGTCGCCGCGCTGCCGCCCGAGGCACGCGCCCCCTATCTGCGCCCGGCCCAGGAGGCCGGGCATCCGATGGCGGGACCCGAAGGACTCCTCGCCGACCTGGCCCGAGTGGAACGCACCGGGTTCGCGGTGGAGCGGGGCCGCAACGAGGCGCTGGTCGCCTCGGTGGGCCGCGCCGTCCTCGCGGGCCCCGGGCAGCCGCTCTGCGCGCTCACCGTGGTCGGACCGGCCGCGGAGTTCGACGAACCCTCACTCACCGCCCTGTGCGCGGCGCTGCGGGACGCCGCCGCGGCGGTCGCGGACCTCCTGGGCGTGGAAGACGGCACCGCACCGCCCGCGGACGAGCCGACAGGGACGCCGGACGCGGAGGGCGGGCCGGACGAGGGAGAGGGCCCATGA
- a CDS encoding amidohydrolase family protein — MAHEDVGAPAPFAAPAKGTVVLYRGATLIDGTGGAARPATSIVVDGAHIRTVAPDGEIPVALLAEAEVVDLQGTFVVPGLIDSHQHIATPPNRPVAEAALRRQVYGGVTAIRDMADDLRHIADLARSTLVGEIPGPDIHYAALTAGPGFFDDPRTWQVSQGAVPGQVPWMQAITEETDLPLAVARSAGTYATAVKIYADLPGSLVAAITAEAHRQGLGVWAHAAVFPASPAEVIGAGVDSVSHVHLLVHEFADRALTTYKDKPPVDRDRFLAGDDPDMAELFARMRERGTVLDATNTLWEWLADDADTPGEKSRAGENAELSAALTAQAFRAGVEISTGTDYETAPGRPYPSVHDELVFLVERCGVPAVQAIRSATLVGARSMGTEDSMGTVAEGKLANFVVLREDPLADIRNLRSVVSVVKRGLRLDRAAFTSQNSPAGTAGPTTPLPEGTTSR; from the coding sequence ATGGCTCACGAGGATGTCGGCGCTCCCGCCCCCTTCGCCGCCCCGGCGAAGGGCACCGTGGTGCTGTACCGGGGGGCCACCCTCATCGACGGCACGGGCGGCGCCGCGCGCCCCGCCACCTCGATCGTGGTGGACGGGGCGCACATCAGGACGGTGGCGCCGGACGGGGAGATCCCCGTCGCCCTGCTCGCCGAGGCCGAAGTCGTCGACCTGCAGGGCACGTTCGTGGTGCCCGGACTGATCGACTCGCACCAGCACATCGCCACCCCGCCCAACCGCCCGGTCGCCGAGGCCGCCCTGCGCCGCCAGGTGTACGGCGGGGTGACGGCGATCCGCGACATGGCCGACGACCTGCGGCACATCGCCGACCTGGCACGCTCCACGCTGGTCGGGGAGATCCCGGGTCCCGACATCCACTACGCGGCGCTGACCGCGGGGCCCGGGTTCTTCGACGATCCGCGCACCTGGCAGGTCTCGCAGGGCGCGGTACCCGGCCAGGTGCCGTGGATGCAGGCCATCACCGAGGAGACCGATCTGCCGCTGGCCGTGGCGCGGTCCGCCGGTACCTACGCCACCGCGGTCAAGATCTACGCGGACCTCCCCGGCTCGCTGGTCGCGGCGATCACCGCGGAGGCGCACCGGCAGGGGCTGGGCGTCTGGGCGCACGCGGCGGTGTTCCCGGCGTCACCGGCCGAGGTGATCGGTGCGGGAGTCGACTCGGTCTCCCACGTCCACCTGCTGGTGCACGAGTTCGCCGATCGCGCGCTGACCACGTACAAGGACAAGCCGCCGGTGGACCGGGACCGTTTCCTGGCGGGCGACGACCCGGACATGGCGGAGCTGTTCGCGCGGATGCGGGAGCGGGGCACCGTGCTCGACGCCACCAACACGCTCTGGGAGTGGCTCGCCGACGACGCGGACACCCCCGGGGAGAAGTCCCGGGCCGGGGAGAACGCCGAGCTCTCGGCCGCCCTCACGGCGCAGGCGTTCCGGGCGGGGGTGGAGATCAGCACCGGTACGGACTACGAGACCGCCCCCGGCCGGCCCTACCCCTCGGTCCACGACGAGCTGGTCTTCCTGGTGGAGCGGTGCGGCGTCCCCGCCGTCCAGGCGATCCGTTCGGCCACCCTGGTCGGGGCCCGCAGCATGGGCACGGAGGACTCGATGGGAACCGTCGCGGAGGGAAAACTCGCCAACTTCGTCGTGCTGCGCGAGGATCCGCTCGCCGACATCCGCAATCTGCGGAGCGTCGTCTCGGTGGTGAAGCGCGGGCTGCGCCTCGATCGCGCCGCGTTCACCTCGCAGAACTCCCCGGCGGGCACGGCCGGCCCGACCACCCCGCTCCCGGAAGGCACGACCAGCCGATGA